The Andrena cerasifolii isolate SP2316 chromosome 15, iyAndCera1_principal, whole genome shotgun sequence genome includes a window with the following:
- the LOC143376818 gene encoding uncharacterized protein LOC143376818 isoform X4, producing MGDTKSTVEFTINGSSYTVTGNIPPGTSLNVFIRDHAKLRGTKAMCHEGGCGACIVSVEVKGQTMSVNSCLVPVLICNGWAIKTIEGLGNKREGYHTLQATLAEKNGSQCGYCSPGMVMNMYSLLQDKKLTMKEIENSFGSNICRCTGYRPILDAFKGFATDAPRDLAKDVHDIEELYKIKACKKTGLPCKNGCNGCHSVIQTTENKIDMKLEGSQFYKVLSVDELFKIFQKNPNASYVLHGGNTAHGVYRLKVPDIYIDINDLANLRNISKTDDSLTIGSNVSLTVAMETFNKYSKEPNFKYLQHLARHIDLIASVPVRNVGSLAGNLMIKHQHREFPSDLFLMLETAGAQLHVVDAGGKKTSVTLLQFLELDMKHKLIYSIVLPALGDEYKYRSFKIMPRAQNAHAHVNAGFLFKLDRTGKVLTNPNIIIGGIHKDFLHASKTESFLVGKSIFNKDVAKQAIEKLNSELEPDHVLPDYSPKFRKTLAMGLFLKFLLGIKPENVDQRLRSGGTLLEREVSSGRQDFDTDKNEWPLTQPMPKMDAVHQTAGEAQYVNDVPPFCNEVFCAFVLSTVPSGRVESIDPSEALKMNGAVAFFSAKDIPGKNIFVYGGSKEQMLDIDEVLFADQKVEFVGQPVGIIVATTHAIANEAAERVRVSYAGVGDKAVVTIEDVLASNDSSRLLQTVNEAAKGTGKGTKHVLKGRFRCGGQYHYTMEPQSCVCVPTEDGMDVYPATQWVDLTQVSIAECLNVKNNSINIQVRRLGGAYGAKISRATQVACACAVACYKLNRPVRFVLSIESNMKAIGKRFDTLQEYEVGVDDNGRIQYLNSKHWGNAGCILNEAHAPSAVEQLKSCYDSSTWAFQGFEAKTDLASNTWCRAPGSTEGLGMVENIMTHIAKAVGKDPLEVRLLNMSDDHKRILQPMVEELCKLADYGTRKNAVEAFNNENRWKKKGIAITTMMYPLQLWGQFNAHVAIYARDGTVSVTHGGIECGQGINTKIAQVAAHFLGIELSLVTVKPTNNLTAPNNAVTGGSITSETCAYATMMSCKELMKRLEPIRQELKNPTWQELVMAAYLKDVDLCARYMYTAKDDIQPYPIYGATVAEVEVDMLTGQHNVTRVDLIEDVGKSMNPQLDVGQVEGAFAMGLGYWTSEDLIYDPKSGELVNYRTWNYKPPGAKDIPIDFRIYFRRNSPNQLSVIRSKAIGEPPLCMTCVVPLALRHAIDSARKDAGNNDPWYQLDGPVTTERILLTSLTSKEQMIL from the exons ATGGG GGATACCAAATCTACTGTGGAGTTCACTATCAATGGAAGCTCATACACTG TCACAGGGAACATCCCACCAGGAACATCTCTCAACGTCTTCATCAGGGATCATGCCAAGCTCCGAGGAACCAAGGCTATGTGCCACGAGGGTGGCTGCGGTGCTTGCATCGTGTCCGTGGAAGTCAAGGGTCAGACAATGTCCGTGAACTCTTGCTTGGTGCCAGTTCTCATTTGCAATGG CTGGGCCATTAAGACTATCGAGGGATTGGGTAACAAGCGAGAAGGCTACCACACACTACAGGCTACTCTGGCGGAGAAGAATGGTTCGCAGTGTGGGTATTGTTCGCCCGGCATGGTAATGAATATGTACAG TCTTCTACAGGACAAGAAGCTCACCATGAAGGAGATCGAGAATTCTTTCGGCAGCAATATTTGTCGATGCACTGGCTACAGACCTATCTTGGATGCTTTCAAGGGCTTTGCTACTGACGCTCCCAGAGACCTTGCCAAAGATGTGCATGATATCGAA GAGCTCTACAAGATCAAAGCGTGCAAGAAGACAGGTCTGCCCTGTAAAAATGGCTGCAATGGTTGCCACAGCGTTATTCAAACTACGGAGAATAAGATCGACATGAAGCTGGAAGGCTCGCAATTTTACAAGGTCCTTTCAGTCGACGAGCTTTTCAAGATCTTCCAGAAGAACCCGAACGCGAGCTACGTTTTACACGGTGGCAATACTGCTCACGGCGTATACCGGTTAAAAGTACCTGACATATACATAGACATAAACGACCTCGCTAATCTACGCAACATAAGCAAGACCGACGACAGCCTGACCATCGGCAGCAATGTCTCCCTCACAGTGGCCATGGAGACCTTCAACAAGTATTCTAAAGAGCCGAACTTCAAGTACCTGCAGCACCTGGCCCGCCACATTGACCTCATAGCCAGCGTGCCAGTGAGGAACGTCGGGAGCCTAGCTGGGAATCTGATGATCAAGCACCAGCATCGGGAGTTCCCCTCGGATCTGTTTCTGATGCTCGAGACAGCGGGCGCGCAACTGCACGTGGTGGATGCTGGCGGTAAAAAGACCAGCGTGACCTTGCTGCAGTTCCTCGAGCTGGACATGAAGCACAAGCTGATCTACAGCATAGTGTTGCCAGCTCTGGGCGACGAGTACAAGTACAGGTCGTTCAAGATCATGCCGCGCGCCCAGAACGCCCACGCGCACGTGAACGCCGGCTTCCTGTTCAAGCTGGACAGGACTGGGAAGGTTCTGACGAACCCGAACATCATAATAGGCGGCATACACAAGGACTTCCTGCACGCCTCCAAAACGGAGAGCTTCCTGGTGGGAAAATCCATCTTCAACAAGGACGTGGCGAAGCAGGCCATCGAGAAGCTGAACAGCGAGCTGGAGCCCGACCACGTGCTGCCTGATTACTCCCCGAAGTTCAGGAAGACCCTCGCCATGGGGCTGTTCCTCAAGTTCCTTCTGGGGATCAAGCCTGAGAACGTGGACCAGCGACTGCGCAGTGGAGGGACTCTATTAGAGCGAGAGGTGTCCTCCGGGAGGCAGGACTTCGATACGGACAAGAACGAGTGGCCGCTGACCCAACCGATGCCGAAGATGGACGCCGTGCACCAGACTGCCGGGGAGGCGCAGTACGTGAACGACGTGCCGCCGTTTTGCAACGAAGTCTTCTGTGCCTTCGTGCTGTCCACTGTGCCCAGCGGCAGGGTGGAGAGCATAGACCCCTCCGAGGCGCTGAAGATGAACGGAGCAGTCGCGTTCTTCTCCGCCAAGGATATTCCTGGCAAGAACATATTCGTGTACGGAGGCAGCAAGGAGCAAATGCTGGACATCGACGAAGTGCTATTCGCGGACCAGAAGGTAGAGTTCGTTGGACAGCCTGTTGGAATAATCGTCGCCACCACCCACGCGATCGCTAATGAAGCGGCGGAGAGAGTACGCGTCAGCTATGCCGGTGTGGGTGACAAAGCAGTGGTGACCATAGAAGACGTCTTAGCCTCAAACGATTCCAGCAGACTCCTCCAAACTGTTAACGAGGCAGCTAAGGGCACAG GGAAGGGCACAAAGCATGTGTTGAAAGGGAGATTCCGGTGTGGTGGTCAGTATCACTACACCATGGAGCCACAGTCCTGTGTTTGCGTGCCTACTGAGGATGGGATGGACGTTTATCCTGCAACGCAGTGGGTAGATCTGACTCAGGTTTCCATAGCCGAGTGCCTTAACGTAAAGAACAATAG CATAAATATCCAAGTGAGGCGGCTGGGTGGCGCTTACGGTGCGAAGATATCCCGTGCCACGCAGGTGGCTTGTGCCTGCGCGGTGGCCTGCTATAAACTGAATCGTCCAGTGCGCTTCGTATTGTCTATAGAGAGCAACATGAAGGCCATTGGCAAGAGGTTCGATACCCTTCAGGAGTACGAGGTGGGCGTGGATGACAATGGACGAATACAGTACCTGAATTCCAAGCACTGGGGTAACGCTGGCTGCATCTTAAACGAGGCCCACGCACCTTCCGCGGTAGAACAATTGAAAAG CTGCTACGATTCAAGTACCTGGGCCTTTCAGGGCTTCGAAGCCAAAACCGATTTGGCGTCAAATACTTGGTGTCGAGCACCAG GGTCCACTGAAGGTTTGGGTATGGTAGAGAACATAATGACGCATATCGCGAAGGCTGTAGGAAAAGATCCATTAGAGGTGAGATTGCTGAACATGAGTGACGATCACAAGCGTATTCTGCAGCCGATGGTAGAGGAATTGTGCAAGCTGGCTGACTATGGGACGAGGAAGAATGCAGTGGAGGCGTTCAATAAT GAAAACCGATGGAAGAAGAAGGGGATCGCGATCACAACCATGATGTATCCCCTGCAACTCTGGGGCCAGTTCAACGCCCACGTTGCAATCTACGCTCGCGACGGTACAGTTTCTGTGACTCATGGTGGAATCGAGTGTGGTCAGGGAATTAATACAAAG ATAGCTCAAGTGGCAGCACACTTTTTAGGAATCGAACTGTCACTGGTTACTGTCAAGCCAACTAACAATTTAACAGCTCCAAACAATGCTGTCACTGGTGGCAGCATCACAAGCGAAACCTGTGCATAT GCGACAATGATGTCTTGCAAGGAGCTTATGAAGAGACTGGAACCCATCAGGCAGGAGCTAAAGAATCCCACGTGGCAGGAATTGGTGATGGCAGCATACCTAAAGGATGTTGATCTTTGTGCACGTTACAT GTACACCGCGAAAGACGATATTCAACCGTACCCCATATACGGAGCTACCGTGGCCGAAGTTGAGGTGGACATGTTAACTGGCCAGCACAACGTAACCAGGGTGGATTTAATAGAGGACGTAGGGAAGAGTATGAATCCACAGCTGGACGTGGGACAAGTGGAGGGTGCCTTCGCAATGGGACTCGGATACTGGACCTCGGAGGACTTAATTTACGatccgaaatctggcgaattgGTCAATTACAGAACCTGG AATTACAAGCCACCCGGGGCAAAGGATATCCCCATCGATTTCCGTATTTATTTCCGTCGAAATTCACCGAACCAGCTCAGCGTGATTCGTTCGAAAG CTATTGGTGAGCCGCCGCTATGCATGACTTGTGTGGTACCGCTTGCTCTGCGCCACGCAATTGATTCGGCAAGGAAAGACGCTGGGAATAATGACCCGTGGTATCAACTAG ATGGGCCTGTTACCACGGAGAGGATTCTGTTAACGAGCTTAACCAGCAAGGAGCAAATGATACTTTGA